Proteins encoded in a region of the Quercus lobata isolate SW786 chromosome 8, ValleyOak3.0 Primary Assembly, whole genome shotgun sequence genome:
- the LOC115954998 gene encoding F-box protein At1g10780, which yields MMDSLPDAIVNYILSYNNNARDVAVCNCVSKRWKDSMPFIRSLYFPRSSFDNHTGQEHPDNIVWKMISSIVQLEELVVYTPFSGAGLALWLSHAGSSLRHLELRMDNLVENQTCNEGPSKLDCINAAKNLESLKLWGVLMTHPPRWDAFQKLWNLEIVGARMEDPALSAALRACPNLTNLLLLGCEGVISVSIDLPHLQQCKLDFYGLGNCSLSLTSPKIEILEVQGCSWIRVCESNCLKNLSIANNAGRVYMVDFGKLEALEFLSIRGVQWCWDAISNMLKWASDVKHLYMKVEFTGDYEALQPFPEIDFVEFFNSHPKLLKFDIHGAMFAALCQKNSLKHVDSGFVIPCLEEVMVAVRSPLNAEQKMSTLESFLRYGKNLKRMVIKILQMKSSHSSADDFFDEVYRFSRMNDDIVRIE from the exons ATGATGGACTCTCTACCTGATGCCATTGTCAACTACATCTTGTCATATAATAACAATGCCAGGGATGTGGCTGTTTGCAATTGTGTCTCTAAGCGGTGGAAAGACTCAATGCCTTTTATTCGTAGCCTTTACTTCCCACGGAGCTCTTTTGACAATCATACTGGCCAGGAGCATCCTGACAATATTGTGTGGAAGATGATATCATCAATTGTTCAACTAGAGGAGCTTGTTGTGTATACCCCATTTTCTGGTGCTGGACTTGCTTTATGGCTTTCCCATGCAGGTTCCTCCCTCCGGCATCTTGAACTTCGAATGGATAACCTTGTTGAAAATCAGACTTGTAATGAGGGCCCCTCAAAATTGGATTGCATTAATGCTGCAAAGAATTTGGAATCACTAAAACTTTGGGGTGTGTTAATGACCCATCCCCCCAGGTGGGATGCCTTCCAAAAACTTTGGAACCTTGAAATTGTAGGGGCCAGAATGGAGGATCCAGCTTTATCAGCTGCACTTCGAGCATGTCCTAATCTGACCAACTTGTTGCTGCTTGGTTGTGAAGGAGTTATATCGGTTTCAATTGACTTGCCACATTTGCAGCAGTGCAAGCTTGATTTTTATGGCTTGGGTAATTGCTCGCTTTCCCTAACATCCCCTAAAATCGAAATCCTTGAGGTGCAAGGTTGTAGTTGGATTAGGGTTTGTGAGTCGAACTGCTTGAAGAATCTTTCAATTGCCAATAATGCGG GGAGAGTGTACATGGTTGATTTTGGGAAACTTGAGGCTCTTGAGTTCTTGTCCATCAGGGGAGTCCAGTGGTGTTGGGATGCAATAAGCAATATGCTTAAATGGGCAAGTGATGTGAAGCATCTGTACATGAAGGTCGAGTTCACTGGAGATTATGAGGCACTTCAACCCTTTCCAGAGAttgattttgttgaattttttaatagtcACCCCAAACTGCTAAAGTTCGACATCCATGGAGCCATGTTTGCTGCTCTTTGCCAGAAGAATAGCCTAAAACAT GTGGATTCAGGATTTGTAATTCCATGTCTAGAGGAGGTGATGGTTGCAGTGAGATCGCCACtaaatgctgaacagaaaatgaGTACTCTTGAGTCCTTTTTAAGGTACGGGAAGAATTTGAAGAGGATGGTAATAAAGATTCTGCAGATGAAGAGCAGTCATAGCAGTGCAGATGATTTTTTTGATGAGGTTTACAGGTTTAGCCGCATGAACGACGACATAGTTCGAATAGAATAA